DNA sequence from the Pseudomonadota bacterium genome:
GCCTTACCTGTGAGACACGAACCCTCCAGCGATCGATTCCATTTGGGCTTTCGCGACAGCCTCCGCGTACTACTCCCCTATTTGCGGCGAAATTTTCTCAACCAGCTGTCCGGGATCTGGTTCATCGTCGCGTACCTGATCGCCTTCCAGTGGTTCGTGCTGCACCTGCCCCTGGTCTACGCCGCGATGATCGGGATCGGCCTGCTCGTGGTGTGCGCCGGGTTGATGTTCTTCATGGAGGGCTTGCGCCTCGGTTTGATGCCCCTTGGCGAAGTGTTCGGCAGTTACCTGCCACGGCGCAGCCCCATGCTGGTCATCCTCGCCCTGGCATTCGTGCTCGGTGTGGGCGCCACCTTCGCGGAGCCGGCGATCGCCGTGCTCAAGGCGGCCGGCGCCGGTGTCAAGGCCAACGAAGCCCCCCTGCTGTACAGCTTGCTCAACGACTTCGCCGGTCAGTTGGTACTCGCGGTGGGCGTTGGCGTGGGGGTTGCGGTTGCCCTCGGCGTCCTGCGCTTCTTCTTCGCCTGGCCCCTCAAGTACCTCGCGATGCCGATCGCTGGCCTGCTGCTCGTGCTCACCTGGCTCTACTCGCGAAACCCCGTGCTGAGCGACGTGTTGGCGCTGGCGTGGGACTGCGGCGCGGTCACCACGGGCCCCGTCACCGTGCCGCTGGTGTTGGCGCTCGGCATCGGTGTGTGTCGCGTCGTCTCCAGCGGCAGCGGCAGCGGTGGCCACTCGGGCTTTGGCATCGTCACCCTCGCCTCCCTGTTTCCAATCCTCGCCGTGATGTTGCTTGGCTTGCTGCACTTCGTGCTCGACGACTACTACGGCGGCCGCTACTACACGGGCGACACGGTTGCCGCACTCAGCACCACGACCGACCAGGATGAGCGCCTGCTGAAGGTTCGCGAAGACCCGATCAGCAGCGAAGAGTTCGCCCGCTACGCCGCCAGCGGCGAGCTGCCCCGAGGCTATCTGCTCGGCTTCGAGGGCGGCGACGTGACCCTGGAGGACGGCCGCATGGTGTTGTCCGGCTCCGACATCGTCATTCGCAAGCTTCACCAACGTCCCCTCTCCCTGGTCACGGACCAGCACTGGGACAACGAGGTGTCGATCGCCCAGCGCGTGTGGGGCGCCGCCCTGGATGCCCTGCGCGCGATCGTCCCGCTCTGCCTGTTCCTCTACATCGTCTTGCGTCTGGTCTTACGCCAACGCCTGGCCGAGGGCAACGACGTGGCCATCGGGGTCAGCTTCGCGCTCTTCGGCATGATGCTGTTCGGCCTTGGCATCACCCTCGGGCTCACTCCCCTAGGCGCGCAGCTCGGCGGCAACGTGCCCCTCACCTTCGCCACCATCGTGCCCTGGGGCCTCGATCACGCCGAGCTCGCCATGTTCGATTCGCCTGCCTTCGGCAAGATGATCGCCGTTGCCTTTGGGTTTTTCCTCGGCTACGGCGCCACCCTGGCAGAGCCTGCCCTCAACGCCCTGGGCGACACGGTGGAGCGCATCACCGTGGGCGCGTTTCGCAAGCGCCTGTTGATGCAGAGCGTGGCGGTCGGAGTCGGCCTCGGCATCGCGGCCGGGGTGGTCAAGCTCGCCTACGGCCTGCCGCTCGTGTGGTTACTCCTGCCCGCCTACTCGGTGGTCCTGGTCCTCACCTGGCTCTCACCTCATAGCTTCGTCAACTTCGGGTGGGACAGCGCCGGCGTGACCACCGGCCCGATCACCGTGCCCCTGGTGCTGGCGATGGGCCTTGGCATCGGGGGCAGCGTGCCCGGCGTCTCCGACGGCTTCGGCGTGTTGGCGCTGGCCTCGGTCGGCCCGATCCTCACGGTGTTGACCGTGGGCTTGTACACGCACTACCAGGAACAGCAAGCACTCTCCAGGCAGCGGGCCGCCGAGAGTTTCGAAGAAGAGGCGGTCATAGCCGCTGTGGAGGTATCGGGCTGATGTTTAGCCAACAGCACGAGCTGTCCGTGGTCACTGCCGTCCTGCCGAGCACGGTAGCCGAACACGTCATCGAGGTGCTTCACGCCCAGGCCCACCGCGCCATGTTGGTGTGGAAAGCCCGCGGCACCACGGTGCGCGACCGGTGGTACGCGCGCTGGCTGCCGCCGATCAGCCCCGCCAAGGTGATGTTGCAACTG
Encoded proteins:
- a CDS encoding DUF1538 domain-containing protein, with amino-acid sequence MRHEPSSDRFHLGFRDSLRVLLPYLRRNFLNQLSGIWFIVAYLIAFQWFVLHLPLVYAAMIGIGLLVVCAGLMFFMEGLRLGLMPLGEVFGSYLPRRSPMLVILALAFVLGVGATFAEPAIAVLKAAGAGVKANEAPLLYSLLNDFAGQLVLAVGVGVGVAVALGVLRFFFAWPLKYLAMPIAGLLLVLTWLYSRNPVLSDVLALAWDCGAVTTGPVTVPLVLALGIGVCRVVSSGSGSGGHSGFGIVTLASLFPILAVMLLGLLHFVLDDYYGGRYYTGDTVAALSTTTDQDERLLKVREDPISSEEFARYAASGELPRGYLLGFEGGDVTLEDGRMVLSGSDIVIRKLHQRPLSLVTDQHWDNEVSIAQRVWGAALDALRAIVPLCLFLYIVLRLVLRQRLAEGNDVAIGVSFALFGMMLFGLGITLGLTPLGAQLGGNVPLTFATIVPWGLDHAELAMFDSPAFGKMIAVAFGFFLGYGATLAEPALNALGDTVERITVGAFRKRLLMQSVAVGVGLGIAAGVVKLAYGLPLVWLLLPAYSVVLVLTWLSPHSFVNFGWDSAGVTTGPITVPLVLAMGLGIGGSVPGVSDGFGVLALASVGPILTVLTVGLYTHYQEQQALSRQRAAESFEEEAVIAAVEVSG